The window tatttagaatatttttaaaaggtaTTTGAGAATTTTTAGAAAGAGGATCATGATACTAACtttaacttgaaaaaaaaaatagctaataaaataatatgatagagaaattttagaaaaattataagaTGATAATTTGAGTTAAAGAGAAAGTTTAAGATAAAATGAGGTAATTATCTTTTGACTTGatcataaatttgaaaaattaaacatgacagagaaagttaggtgaataataagatgatattttaattaagtggagagtttattaatataatagagaAAGTTTAGGAGAATAATAAGATGGTAATTTGATGACTTGAGTTAAGAgaaaaatttattgatatagTTAAAGAAAGTTTAGGCTGATATAAAACGATGATAATTTGAGTTTGGAGGAAAGTTCGGGAGAATacgaaataattaaaattttttatttattaatttaaaattttgagaaaattagaaaaacaaacCGAGAAATATTGAGCACCAATTTCTTTAATTACCAGGAATATATCTTCTAAATTTTGACTTGAAaggaaattttagaaaaatattaagatGATATAAAGTAGAAACGCTAGAAGAGTAAATTAATTGagaaattttctatttaataattaaaattttaaaaaaattaaaaaaaataagctgAAAATATGCCCCCAAAACCCCATCTTCCCCTTGTTTGGGGGGTTTGGGCCCCAAATAACCAGATTTTGGGTTAAAATGCCCCAAATAACAAAACACTCGAAAAATGGCCCTCACTAACCAATAGAGACGCACATGGTGTAGCGTTTtggttaaaaaaacaaaaacgctacatcgtgtagcgttttagttttttttttcttttaaaaagtgAAGACGCTACTTAGAGTAGCGTGTAGGCTCTTGGTTTTGAACAAGCAAACGCTAATCACACTAACGTCTCTACACATAACCCACTTCAAACGCCACTTGCATTGGcgtcttttatttttatttattaaatataaaacaaaaatgtAAGTACAGTTAACGTTCTAATATACAGtatgaattaatctttctaaaacccaaacctaaaccctaaatgttaacggctgtaaatttatttattccgccggcgtctcggcttcagggccttcggcccttcagcctcgcttaattagggtttaggctcgagggagtagggcctaccggccctacaccctccatcctaaaccctaaccgtcggcctatttaatatacagtatgaattaatctttctaaaatccaaacctaaaccataaatgttaacggttgtaaatttatttattccgccggcgtctcggcttcagggccttcggcccttcagcctcgattaattagggtttaggctcgagggagtagggcctaccggccctaaaccctcaatcctaaaccctaaccgtcggcctatttaatatacagtatgaattaatctttctaaaacccaaacctaaaccctaaatgttaagggttgtaaatttatttatttcgccggcgtctcggcttcagggccttcggcccttcagcctcgcttaattagggtttaggctcgagggtgtagggcctaccggccctacaccctcaatcctaaaccctaaccgtcggcctatttaattattaaaacagtAACGCTGTACTAAAACAGAAACTTAAGCCGTAGGTGTTTAAAAGGGGCTATATATAAACATCAAAGACGCTACTTCGCTTAGCGTTTTggtttgtaataataaatgaaaacgCTACACGAAGTAGCGTTTTAACTGAATAGAAAAACGCTAATTGCCTTGCGTCTCTTTTGGTCATTGAGGGCCAATATGTTGATTTTGGTTATTTAGGGCCATTTCACTCTAAATCTTGTTATTTGGGgccttttttcttgtttttgggGGCTTTGGGCAGGGAACAATATAGCTCCAAAAATTAGCAGAGATAaaatttcaaagctcgaaagaCTGAAAGCAAAGAATGAAGAAGGCGATGAAGAAGTCAGATATTAGCTTGAGGAGCTGTTCAACCcgaaaaagaaagaagattgaAACTGATGATGAAAAGGGTAAGAACAAGAAAGTAAAGACTCAAACTTTAAGTCATGAAACCCTAGAACAAGGTGGGGATGAGAGTGCTAAAGCTATTAGGTCAGATATGAGCTTAAAGAGTTGTTCAATTAGTGAAAGAAAGAACAATGGGTCTAAGGATGAAAAgggtaagaagaagaagaagagtaaaaagaagaagaagaaaaagggtTCATACATGGTTAATTTATCAGGATTGAGGTTTGGGAGGTTTTTAAGACGAAAAAAGAAAACAACTCAGTCTTGTGTTAATGATTCTGGACCACAGTGGGTGGTGCAAAAACATCCCCAGGCAGTTAGAAAGGGAGATAGGGTCAATTTACAGCAACTTCTGTTTACGAGGGACAGGGATTTTCTCATCACTTATAATAACCGCCGGGTACTGTTTATCAATTTGTCTTTGTTACTTAATTTATGTTTTCTAATGCCTTAAACTGAGATTATATATGTGTACTCAAGCTTtagttttcataatttttgttGTACCTTACATTCTTAAAAAACGTTAATTTAACACAAGCTCACATTGCCTTCCTGTCTCTGTGTATTTTTGCCACTTGCACACACCGAACAAGTATTCTGGTTTATCTAAATCATGTAGTTATCTAACTAACTTACTCCTGTGCAAGATCTTCTCCCGGATTgtgtagattatatttttatctgtTATAATGACCTCAAACGTCCCGTACTGTTTATGAATTTGTCTTTGTTACTTAAGTTATGTTTTTCTAATGCCTTTAACTGAGATTATATATGTGCACTCAAGCTTTAGTTTTCATAATATTTGTTGTACCTTACATTCTTAAAAAACGTTAATTTAGCACAAGCTCATTGCCTTCCTGTCTCTGGTTATTTTTGCCACTTGCACACACCAAACAAGTGTTCTGGTTTATCTAAATCTTGTAGTTGTCTAACTAACTTACTCCTGCAGCAAGATCTTCTTCCGGATTgtgtagattatatttttattatgttgtaGGTCCAAGCTAAGCACCTGGAAAACAAAGTTATTGTCTTACATTTTGTGCCACTTGTTCCGTGGTCCGAATATTGGATGAGATTTGAAACAACAATCTTGCTGGATGTATACAATGCTTTGCTCCCTAAAGGTGATTTCGAGGTCGTTTTCATTGGAGTTGAGCTCGATACTGCTAATGCGGCCTCCAACTGTCCTACTCCAAGGGaatgttttgaaaataaattttctatcaTGCCGTGGATTGGGATCCCGTTCTCAGATGTCAAATCCAGCACAGATTGGGAAACAGTATTTCCCCTCTCTGGTTTTCTTACCCGTGATACTCCGGCCTCATTTGTCATCGATCATACAGGAATGGTTTTGCAATGTAACGCCAACGATATCTTTCATATGTATGGAGCCCGTGCTTATCCTTTCACTGATAAAAGGATGGAATGCCTTTTAAAGGAAGACGCTGAAGCTCGAAACCATCCCTCCATTACAAAGCTCCTAGCTTCTTCTGAACGTAATCATCTCATTAACAAGGATAATCAGGTATGAACATATAGTAATATCTGTTCCCTGTGCCTAATAGTTTGACATATCCATCATCATACTGTGCGTTAGCCTGTTAAAGTAATATCAATTCCCTTTGCCCAACATTTTGATGGAGCCATCATTTTATACTTTAGTCTCTGAAAGTAAATATATGTTCTGTTTGCACGCACTTACGAATTTTGATTGTTGTCTAAATTTCTCGGATAGGCTATTCTCACACTTATGAATTTCTTATTGCACACACTTTAATCTCTTAAAGTCTGTTGTTTGAATACTTCTTACTTCTATTCTTAATAGGCGGTACCTATTCATAATCTCGAAGATAAGGTTGTAGGCATATATTTTTATGAAGATTATCCAAACCACGCACTTACGTCGGAAATTCAGAAGGCCTATGAACAGTTGGCTCAGAAGAATAACTTTGAAATCGTGCTTGTTTATGTTCACGACTCATTTGCTACTTGTGAACGTACAAGCGAAAAATCATACTGGAAAACGTTCAAAAAAATGCCTTGGTTGGCACTCCCGTTTCAAGACCCTGTTTGTAAAAAGTTGCAGCGAGTTTTTGATTATCCTTTGTATACTTGTGAGGATGAGGATGGGCCAGACCATAGCCTTGTAATTATTGGACCGCAAGGAAAATTTGTTGAACTGTACGGCGCtgacatattaaaaaattatggtATCGCAGCATATCCATTCACCCAAAAAAGAGTTGCTAAGTTAGAGGCCGAACGCATAAAGGAGTTGAAGCTAGACATGTTCTGGAGCCGAAAGACTACATTGATACAAAAAAATGGGTCCACAGTGAGTTCCTTTGACATTATAATACTTGTTTCCAGGCCAACTCTCCTCTTGCGTATGGAACTTTTCTTTTTCACTCTGCTTATTGACAGTTGTGTTGTACTTTACAGGTTCAGTTATCGCAACTCGAGGGAAAGAGAATCATAGTCATTGTTGAGGATGATCAGCATATTCCGGATGCCAAGTTTTGGCGGATGCTAAAAGCAAGGTATCTCCAAGTGAAAGGCACTGATAATGAGTTTGAAGTGGTTCACATATGTAAAAACAAGGAAGGATATTCATATGGTAAGAACATTGCGCCTATTTCATGGCTGAGACATCCTTCTCGGCATCCTTCTCATCGATACGGGTTAAATGTACTCAAGATCTTGAACCGTGTATTTAGAAGAGGAAGTGTTGTTGGACTTCTTGCTTTTGATCGTGATGGAAGGCTTGTGAGGAGAACACCGTATCCATCAATTTTAAAGGAGaatgtagattttccttttggtgtCATGGAAGAGGAGTTCTTGAGGGAACTAGTAGATCGTGAGCTTGACTATTAGGCTTGTGGAATTGTCCTAAAAACCTTAATTTTTGTGTGTAACATATATTGGCATTCAGACTCGTGGATTATCTTAGATATCGTCCTCTTATATATTCTCTACTCAAGCTTCTGTAAGTTAAGAAGTCAGTTCAGCTTTCCTTTTCTTACagttatatacatacacacaccaATGAAACGGAGATCATAAAATGAGGATCACGTAGTACCCTTGAAATGAGATGTTACATAAGGTTAATGTCTTTTATGACcgatttaatttgattaaaattcatatttgataaatcaattattttattaattaataaattattaaaatctcGGCTTGGGCTCTTTGAAATAAATTACTGTTTTTGTATGCTAAATCTATGTTCAAATGCAGAATATAGTTCAAATTCGGATAAAATTCGGacaacatatactccctccgtcccaccaatTTCTTTACGCATTCTTTTTTTAGAGTGTCCTATCtaatttctttacatttcaaaacttaccaaaaatagtcaatgagttccaccacttctccacttttcttcccttttcacactatttttactccactatcttctttttatacattaaaaatcaatgagtcccaccatttcacccacttttctttcttttttctactattttatacatatttttttaaattctgtacctaacccatttgataaggaatgagagggactgagggagtaactgtaacaccccagtcccacatcgagaagtgtgtggactttagttcagtttataagcataagtactactaccaattgcaccaacaaatcatgatcttttgggggcctgtggtgggcttgtggattacccaagttgttgcaattgGGCCCGTttgtagtacttatgcttataaactgaactaaattCCACACACTTCTCGATGTGGGCTGTCATACGAACAATGTTTTTGATTGAAAGAATGTAAGTATATTCTACTTTTGAGTCTAATTTACTAAACAAAGTAATACGTGTCACACTACAGTATTTTGAGACATTCTATCTGTAGTTGCATTTGAGTAGGCAAGATTTGTAGTTGTTGAAAATTTTGGGATATATGACTATGagctaattataaataaaaacaactAATTAGATTTGGACTTGCATTTGTATTGGGATATAAGTGGTgataaaagtataaaatttttatatcctGTATGCCGACATACTTATATTAAACTTTTCAACTAGCATTTCATACGATAATAATATAACATCGGCTGGATGTAATGACTCGGGAAAAAATGGTGGTTATTTTATTGAATGATTATGCAAACTAACGGATTTGTTGCATGTACTGACTCACTATGGTGCATTTAAATATGCTCAAGTTCattatttttgtgtgttttatGGATGTTTAGTTCTCGCTACTAAATAAGTGTTCtgcatattaaattttgttaaatgGCAATGATAAAAGCATATGAAGCTTTAAATGATTGTAGGAGCAAATTGGGCTGACGAGCGACGAACcaattctgtaaaaaaaaaaatact of the Daucus carota subsp. sativus chromosome 4, DH1 v3.0, whole genome shotgun sequence genome contains:
- the LOC108215652 gene encoding probable nucleoredoxin 1 isoform X1, which encodes MKKAMKKSDISLRSCSTRKRKKIETDDEKGKNKKVKTQTLSHETLEQGGDESAKAIRSDMSLKSCSISERKNNGSKDEKGKKKKKSKKKKKKKGSYMVNLSGLRFGRFLRRKKKTTQSCVNDSGPQWVVQKHPQAVRKGDRVNLQQLLFTRDRDFLITYNNRRVQAKHLENKVIVLHFVPLVPWSEYWMRFETTILLDVYNALLPKGDFEVVFIGVELDTANAASNCPTPRECFENKFSIMPWIGIPFSDVKSSTDWETVFPLSGFLTRDTPASFVIDHTGMVLQCNANDIFHMYGARAYPFTDKRMECLLKEDAEARNHPSITKLLASSERNHLINKDNQAVPIHNLEDKVVGIYFYEDYPNHALTSEIQKAYEQLAQKNNFEIVLVYVHDSFATCERTSEKSYWKTFKKMPWLALPFQDPVCKKLQRVFDYPLYTCEDEDGPDHSLVIIGPQGKFVELYGADILKNYGIAAYPFTQKRVAKLEAERIKELKLDMFWSRKTTLIQKNGSTVQLSQLEGKRIIVIVEDDQHIPDAKFWRMLKARYLQVKGTDNEFEVVHICKNKEGYSYGKNIAPISWLRHPSRHPSHRYGLNVLKILNRVFRRGSVVGLLAFDRDGRLVRRTPYPSILKENVDFPFGVMEEEFLRELVDRELDY
- the LOC108215652 gene encoding probable nucleoredoxin 1 isoform X2, with product MKKAMKKSDISLRSCSTRKRKKIETDDEKGKNKKVKTQTLSHETLEQGGDESAKAIRSDMSLKSCSISERKNNGSKDEKGKKKKKSKKKKKKKGSYMVNLSGLRFGRFLRRKKKTTQSCVNDSGPQWVVQKHPQAVRKGDRVNLQQLLFTRDRDFLITYNNRRVQAKHLENKVIVLHFVPLVPWSEYWMRFETTILLDVYNALLPKGDFEVVFIGVELDTANAASNCPTPRECFENKFSIMPWIGIPFSDVKSSTDWETVFPLSGFLTRDTPASFVIDHTGMVLQCNANDIFHMYGARAYPFTDKRMECLLKEDAEARNHPSITKLLASSERNHLINKDNQAVPIHNLEDKVVGIYFYEDYPNHALTSEIQKAYEQLAQKNNFEIVLVYVHDSFATCERTSEKSYWKTFKKMPWLALPFQDPVCKKLQRVFDYPLYTCEDEDGPDHSLVIIGPQGKFVELYGADILKNYGIAAYPFTQKRVAKLEAERIKELKLDMFWSRKTTLIQKNGSTVQLSQLEGKMLKARYLQVKGTDNEFEVVHICKNKEGYSYGKNIAPISWLRHPSRHPSHRYGLNVLKILNRVFRRGSVVGLLAFDRDGRLVRRTPYPSILKENVDFPFGVMEEEFLRELVDRELDY